The following coding sequences lie in one Cotesia glomerata isolate CgM1 linkage group LG5, MPM_Cglom_v2.3, whole genome shotgun sequence genomic window:
- the LOC123265874 gene encoding uncharacterized protein LOC123265874 gives MEKILNHRDRYICSVPSSEVVKEKFNDLLAQLDKLNRQSYDQLAQDAEKIQNQKDKITDLKKKLLIGEKNKKSFEKELLSQAELLEELNTEKTHIIVENIEIESRKNQIKPKKNTSNDDQIFERERIKLKYYRMLTNIKWDYQDVRTSIRGLITNRKDYTQKFYYDNDDEKVEEKLWKEIEKCADFDLKKDSPPH, from the exons atggaaaaaattttaaatcatcgtGACAGATATATTTGTTCAGTACCGAGTAGTGAAgtagtaaaagaaaaatttaatgacctTTTAGCACAATTGGATAAATTAAACCGTCAAAGTTATGATCAGCTAGCAc AAGACGCAGAGAAGATACAAAATCAAAAAGACAAAAttactgatttaaaaaaaaaattattaattggagAAAAAAACAAGAAGTCTTTTGAAAAAGAATTACTAAGTCAGGCTGAATTATTg gagGAACTAAATACTGAAAAAACACACATAATAGTAGAAAACATAGAAATTGAATCGAggaaaaatcaaataaaacctaaaaaaaataccaGTAATGATGACCAAATTTTCGAAAGGGAaag aataaaattaaagtactACAGAATGTTAACGAATATCAAATGGGATTATCAGGATGTAAGAACTTCAATCAGAGGCT TGATTACAAATCGCAAGGACTACacgcaaaaattttattatgacaaTGACGACGAGAAAGTAGAAGAAAAACTTTggaaagaaattgaaaaatgtgcggactttgatttaaaaaaagactCCCCACCTCATTAA
- the LOC123265875 gene encoding uncharacterized protein LOC123265875 — MEKILAHRAKFSAAFSGKQDTIKKFHTLTRESNEVNLKNSEIIANQNKIIQDLKKTVSYEKDKSAVEQQKVVCFANELENQLDVMEELIDELETLRLENNKYEVKIKTLKRIKPNPKDEQLLKLERIRLKYYKNLTGVVWNEQVIDDRTSGFITDWQEYIQSFSLGKNEKKIEAKLWTEILKCSKNSKSPNHN, encoded by the exons ATGGAGAAAATATTAGCACATCGAGCTAAATTTTCCGCTGCATTTTCTGGAAAACAggatacaataaaaaaatttcataccTTAACTAGAGAATCAAATGAAGTTAATCTGAAAAACAGTGAAATAATTGCGA atcaaaataaaattatacaagaTTTAAAAAAGACAGTTTCGTATGAAAAAGATAAATCAGCTGTTGAGCAGCAAAAAGTAGTATGTTTTGCGAATGAGCTTGAAAATCAACTTGATGTCatg gAAGAGCTAATTGACGAACTGGAGACTTTAAGATTAGAAAATAACAAGtatgaagtaaaaataaaaacactaAAACGTATAAAACCTAATCCTAAAGATGAACAACTTTTAAAACTcgaaag gatCAGGTTgaagtattataaaaatttaacggGCGTTGTATGGAATGAACAAGTTATTGACGATAGAACTAGTGGAT TTATCACGGATTGGCAAGAGTATATTCAGTCGTTTTCTCTGGgcaaaaacgaaaaaaaaattgaagctaAACTTTGGACTGAAATTTTGAAGTGttctaaaaattccaaatcTCCAAAccataattaa
- the LOC123265879 gene encoding uncharacterized protein LOC123265879, protein MTNLRNTMESVDPQHYERLSNYVDLFAIKYSKMKKNFNKFMIDARVYEILDQILKYLMSHPILTAFCVLLVATFVIPIFLFISFALINVAFALTGFIVVEVAVLTVGATVLCSIFFCILTTIVGIGIMCALTWSVVYYFLTVLRNIRSAQ, encoded by the exons atgaCAAATCTT agaaATACCATGGAGTCGGTTGATCCCCAACATTATGAAAGATTGAGTAATTACGTTGACTTATTTGCAATAAAGT attctaaaatgaagaaaaatttcaacaaattCATGATTGATGCACGAGTTTATGAAATATTAGaccaaatattaaaatatttaatgtcgCATCCAATTTTGACAGCTTTTTGTGTGCTACTGGTAGCAACATTTGTAATTCCTATATTTTTGTTCATATCTTTCGCCCTTATCAACGTCGCATTTGCACTTACTGGATTTATTGTCGTAGAAG ttGCAGTACTTACAGTTGGAGCGACGGTACTatgttcaatatttttttgcattttaacaACAATCGTTGGAATTGGAATAATGTGCGCGTTAACTTGGTcagttgtttattattttttgacagtGTTGAGAAATATTCGAAGTGCACAATAA
- the LOC123265878 gene encoding NADH dehydrogenase [ubiquinone] 1 beta subcomplex subunit 11, mitochondrial, producing MANLVRLSANQLLRSGIVKSLAKNPRLVKVIVPIPRAATIPSLRFVNTSSKPTQAQASASSPVTQQQSSTDVAETKYWISWGFSDEEEWLDRLLAHLTFFFGLTICIILSGAIFCYLPDPKCRDWAQREAYLRLRYREDHGLSPIDVNLIDPSKFTLPSDEELGDTEIII from the coding sequence ATGGCCAACTTAGTCCGTCTAAGTGCGAACCAACTGCTGAGGAGTGGTATCGTTAAATCGCTGGCCAAAAATCCTCGGCTGGTGAAAGTTATTGTACCAATTCCACGAGCAGCAACAATACCATCACTGCGTTTTGTCAACACTTCGTCAAAGCCAACCCAGGCCCAAGCAAGTGCCAGTTCTCCTGTGACACAGCAACAGAGTTCCACTGATGTTGCTGAAACAAAGTACTGGATCAGTTGGGGTTTCAGTGATGAAGAGGAATGGCTCGACAGGTTGCTAGCGCACTTGACGTTCTTCTTCGGTCTCACTATCTGCATTATTTTGTCAGGTGCTATTTTCTGTTACCTGCCAGACCCCAAGTGTCGTGACTGGGCCCAGCGAGAAGCTTACCTCCGTCTGCGATACAGAGAAGACCACGGTTTGAGCCCCATCGACGTAAACCTCATTGATCCATCTAAATTCACTCTGCCCAGTGATGAAGAACTTGGTGATACtgagattattatttaa
- the LOC123265862 gene encoding Golgi reassembly-stacking protein 2, giving the protein MGSSQSVEVPGGGTEGYHVLRVQAGSPGHKAGLEAFFDFIVSIGNIRLDQDNDTLKDILKSNVDKELQLTVYNSKNQTVRQTTIVPSLTWGGHGLLGVSIRFCSFEGANENVWHVLEVHPSSPAELAGLRSFTDYIIGADSALHESEDLFTLIEAHEARPLKLYVYNTTDDSCREVTITPNSKWGGEGSLGCGIGYGYLHRIPIRNLFDNKLYPNPYQTSVKTPIAAQAQPVNYEPPVNNNPAVTTVPPGFTIPPNYVSTTAEVMQPGETTTVVTPKIPTIPIPTVPVPQSMPIDTSAPPKFIDPAIAGATTTTSSAASFFNQPNYLQNAEQMYQSTPSIPGMPVAPPAQAFLVDTSIPESSPSLQYSFNSPPMPQQTNMSNMPYLSQPQVVTTPISLPGMPPITVSASLPQTSNFFPMQDQNQMTNTTNVPMTSATAQ; this is encoded by the exons ATGGGCTCGTCACAAAGTGTCGAAGTACCTGGTGGTGGAACTGAGGGTTACCATGTCCTGAGAGTTCAAGCTGGATCACCGGGCCACAAAGCCGGACTTGAGGCATTTTTTGACTTTATTGTGTCTATTGGGAACATCAGGCTGGACCAAGACAATGACACGCTTAAGgatatattaaaatcaaatgtaGATAAGGAATTACAACTGACAGTTTACAACAGTAAAAATCAGACTGTCAGACAAACAACAATAGTACCGAGTTTGACATGGGGTGGACACGGTTTGTTGGGTGTCAGCATACGTTTTTGTTCATTTGAAGGAGCTAATGAAAACGTATGGCACGTATTAGAGGTTCATCCGTCGTCACCAGCTGAGCTGGCTGGCCTCAGATCCTTCACTGACTATATTATTGGCGCTGATTCGGCTCTGCATGAAAGCGAAGACCTATTTACGCTAATTGAAGCCCATGAAGCTAGGCCTTTGAAACTGTACGTCTACAACACTACTGATGATTCGTGTCGAGAAGTTACTATTACGCCAAACTCCAAATGGGGAGGAGAAGGCAGCCTTGGTTGTGGAATCGGCTACGGGTATCTTCATAGAATAcctattagaaatttatttgataataaattatatccaAACCCATATCAG accaGCGTTAAAACTCCGATTGCAGCACAAGCACAGCCTGTCAATTATGAGCCACCAGTTAATAACAATCCTGCCGTTACAACAGTACCTCCAGGGTTTACTATTCCACCTAATTATGTTTCGACTACTGCTGAAGTAATGCAACCTGGTGAAACTACTACAGTTGTTACACCGAAGATACCAACGATACCCATACCTACGGTACCAGTGCCCCAATCAATGCCGATAGATACGTCCGCACCACCTAAGTTCATCGATCCTGCTATTGCTGGTGCGACAACAACTACCAGTTCAGCCGCCAGTTTCTTCAATCAGcctaattatttacaaa ATGCAGAGCAAATGTATCAAAGTACACCAAGTATACCCGGCATGCCAGTAGCACCACCAGCCCAAGCATTCCTTGTGGATACATCAATTCCAGAGTCATCGCCGAGTCTTCAATACAGCTTCAATTCACCACCAATGCCGCAACAAACGAACATGTCAAATATGCCGTACTTATCACAGCCCCAGGTGGTTACGACACCAATTTCACTTCCCGGCATGCCTCCCATCACCGTTTCAGCAAGCTTACCACAAACCAGCAACTTCTTTCCAATGCAAGATCAAAATCAAATGACAAACACCACAAATGTTCCTATGACTTCAGCTACGGCACAATAA
- the LOC123265880 gene encoding 40S ribosomal protein S15Aa, translating into MVRMNVLSDALKSINNAEKRNKRQVLLRPCSKVIVKFLTVMMKHGYIGEFEIVDDHRSGKIVVNLSGRLNKCGVISPRFDVPITDIEKWTNNLLPSRQFGYVVLTTSGGIMDHEEARRKHLGGKILGFFF; encoded by the exons ATGGTGCGAATGAATGTTCTCAGTGATGCTCTCAAGAGTATTAACAATGCTGAAAAACGCAACAAGAGGCAAGTGCTTCTGAGACCTTGCTCCAAAGTCATCGTCAAATTTCTTACTGTGATGATGAAgcatg gtTACATCGGCGAATTTGAAATTGTTGATGACCACCGTAGTGGTAAAATTGTTGTAAACCTTTCTGGAAGGTTGAACAAATGTGGAGTCATTTCTCCAAGATTTGATGTTCCAATTACTGATATTGAGAAGTGGACGAACAATCTCTTGCCTTCTCGTCAATTTGg atACGTTGTGTTGACAACCAGTGGAGGTATCATGGACCACGAAGAAGCAAGAAGAAAACACTTGGGAGGCAAAATCCTAGGATTCttcttttga